The following coding sequences lie in one Paroedura picta isolate Pp20150507F chromosome 10, Ppicta_v3.0, whole genome shotgun sequence genomic window:
- the LBX2 gene encoding transcription factor LBX2, giving the protein MTSAEEGKAAPPVPQPGSAEERYRNPLDQLPPPANSNKPLTPFGIEDILSKPSGRKTTSGRLPDKGTGSSGSLRSGAPAPASPLCALEELATKTFIGLEVNVLQAAEGRDPLGAFGPRQPSKKRRKSRTAFTNHQIYELEKRFLYQKYLSPADRDHIAAQLGLSNAQVITWFQNRRAKLKRDLEEMKADVESLKKLPPAALEKLASMPELEPEPARARSSSLPRASPPSSPGASLRAQDGFSDGEDRDDDDEEIDVGD; this is encoded by the exons ATGACCTCGGCCGAGGAAGGGAAAGCGGCTCCCCCGGTGCCGCAGCCCGGCAGCGCAGAGGAGAGATACCGAAACCCACTGGACCAGCTGCCGCCTCCCGCCAACTCTAACAAGCCGCTGACCCCCTTCGGCATCGAGGACATCCTGAGCAAGCCCTCCGGGCGCAAGACTACCTCGGGCCGCTTGCCGGACAAGGGGACCGGCTCATCCGGCAGCCTCcgcagcggcgctccggccccGGCTTCGCCGCTCTGCGCCCTAGAGGAGCTGGCCACCAAAACCTTTATAGGCCTGGAGGTGAATGTGCTGCAGGCTGCCGAAG GCCGAGACCCGCTGGGTGCCTTCGGGCCTCGGCAGCCTTCCAAGAAGCGCCGGAAGTCCCGCACGGCCTTCACCAACCACCAGATCTACGAGCTGGAGAAGCGCTTCCTCTATCAGAAGTACCTGTCGCCGGCCGACCGAGACCACATCGCCGCTCAGCTGGGCCTCAGCAACGCGCAGGTCATCACCTGGTTCCAGAACCGGCGCGCCAAGCTGAAGCGGGACCTCGAGGAGATGAAGGCCGACGTCGAGTCCCTCAAGAAGCTGCCCCCGGCCGCGCTAGAGAAGCTGGCCAGCATGCCCGAGCTCGAGCCCGAGCCGGCCCGGGCGCGATCCAGCAGCCTGCCTCGGGcctcacccccctcctcccccggcgCCTCCCTCCGCGCCCAGGACGGCTTCTCCGATGGGGAGGACCGCGACGACGATGACGAAGAGATAGACGTGGGAGACTga